The stretch of DNA GATGCCGACTTGTTGAAGAAGATTATTACTTAGAGAATGTTTTCGACACGTTGAAGACCGCTGTCGACTTGTAGAAGACCGTTGGAGACTTGCTGGAGACTGTTGTCGACTTGTAGAAGACAGTTGGAGATTTGTTGGTGACAGTTGTCGACTTGCCGGAGATAGTTGTCGACTTGTAGAAGACAATTGGAGATTTGTTAGTGACTGTTGTCGACTAGCAGAAAACAGTTGGGGACTTATTGGAAACAGTTATCGACTTGTAGAAGACAGTTTCCGACTTTTTGGGACTGTTGTCGACTTGTAGAAGACAGTTGGGGACTTGTTGAAGACAGTTATTGACTTGTAGAAGACAGTTGGAGACTTGTTAGTGACTGTTGGAGGTGTGTAGAAGACATTTGGGGACTTGCTGGCGACAGTTATCGACTCGTAGTAGAGAGTTTGTCTTTTTGGGACTGTTGTCGACTTGTAGAAGACAGTTGGAGACTTGTTAGTGACTGTTGTCGACATGTAGAAGACAGTTGGAAAAATGTTAGTGACTGTTGGAGATTTGTAGAAGACAGTTGGGGACATGTTGGAGACAGTTATCGACTTGTAGAAGACAGTTTCCGTCCTTTGGGGACTGTTTTCGACATGTAGAAGACAGTTGGAGACTTGTTAGTGACGGTTGTAGGCTTGTAGAAGACAGTTGGGGACTTGTTGGAGACAGTTATTGACTTGTAGAAGACAGTTTCTGTCTTTTTGGGATTGTTGTCGACTTGTAGAAGACAGTGTCCGACTTTTTGGGACTTGTCGACTTGTAGAAGACAGTTGGGGACTTGCTGAAGACATTGGGAGACTTGTTGGTAGCAGTTGTCGACTTGAAGACTGTTGTCAACTTGTAGAAGACAGTTGGAGACTTATTAGTGACGTTTGGAGACTTGTAGAAGACAGTTGGGAACTTGTAGAAGACCCTTGGAGACTTCTTGGTCGCTTATAGAAGGCAGATGTCAACCTGTAGGAAACAATTGTCGACATGTAGGAGACAGTTGCCAACTTGTTGGAGACAAATCACTAAAATTCTGGTGAcaggatgacatgtcaacttatTTAATCATAACTTGGTATTAGTTGACTCCCTTCTCGCCTAATGAATAGCTTGGCTGTCAACTGAGTCCGAATGGGTTGACGAATGAGATTTTGCAGGGAACCTCGTCGAAGTCGATTGCTTAAATAGGGATGTTGCCGGGTTGTTGTgagagggttgttgttgttgttgctgttttcgAGACAAAAGGCGAGGTATAGCAGTAGCGAGGTTAGGACGTTGTAGACACCAACCATTAACTTGTAGGAAACATGTGCCGAGGATAATGAAAGCGATGACAACCAGAACAAACAGGAGAGGCTGCCTTATAATTAATCTCCAAGGAGGGGGttgcggggtggggggtgggtgggagagAAAAGATTTGGTTGTGGCGTAATGGTTGTTTGGAAGGGTGGGTGTACCAGAGGGGTGTTTTTAGTGGGGCAAGGGGTTTCATTTGATGGTTTTAGGTAAGGGTTTCCTAAGGAGAGAGAGGTATGACCCTTGTATCAATAGTTTCAAACGGTCCTGTCTCTTCTGTTCTTTAATGTTATCGTATTATCTTTTCTCGCCCCCTATCTTTATCTTCAGTTATTCCTTCCTTCTAAGGGGTGTTCtgaaggagggggaagggagagaaGGGGTGCCTAAAAGGGggagaaagggggaagggggggggggaagtatgACCATCATATCAATAGCCCCAAAGGACCCTTTTCCTCTCCAGTTCTTAAAAGTTATCTTATTATCTTTTATCCCTAtctttattatctttattctttCCTAATATTCTATCTCGGATACTTATCTTCTTACCTCAACATTTTCCTATGCTATTCTGCTCTTAAATAATATCTTATCATCTATCCCACctcatatctttattatttttattccttcctgATATTCTTTCTTGAATTTTGTCTAGTCACTTCATCAATTTTCGATGTTATTGCTTATCTTGATAAACTATAACCTGCCCCATTTTAAAAGGAGAGATCTCCTGAAGATATAGAAAATTCACATTTTATAATTCACTATTACAAAGAAACATAGCTTTATGTCCGTGGtttctcttataaataacttaaataaaaaacacaaaaaagataGACGACATCATGTAGATTGTATGGACACATAC from Macrobrachium nipponense isolate FS-2020 chromosome 48, ASM1510439v2, whole genome shotgun sequence encodes:
- the LOC135205149 gene encoding uncharacterized protein LOC135205149 yields the protein MSPTVFYKSPTVTNIFPTVFYMSTTVTNKSPTVFYKSTTVPKRQTLYYESITVASKSPNVFYTPPTVTNKSPTVFYKSITVFNKSPTVFYKSTTVPKSRKLSSTSR